Proteins found in one Cheilinus undulatus linkage group 9, ASM1832078v1, whole genome shotgun sequence genomic segment:
- the LOC121514998 gene encoding BTB/POZ domain-containing protein kctd15-like — MSSVSVSSQEGRSLSRVSLSRSPVSPISAQGIPSPAQLTKANAPVHIDVGGHMYTSSLATLTKYPESRISRLFNGTEPIVLDSLKQHYFIDRDGDIFRYILSFLRTCKLLLPEDFKDFPQLYEEARYYQLTPMVRELERWQAEREAQRTPPCECLVVRVTPDLGERIALSGEKVLIEEVFPETGDVMCNSVNAGWNQDPTHVIRFPLNGYCRLNSVQVLERLFQKGFTIRASCGGGVDSSQFSEYVLCRDLRYSQSITSTPIRIKQEPLD; from the exons ATGTCCTCGGTGTCGGTCTCCTCTCAG GAGGGGCGGAGCCTGTCCAGGGTGTCTCTGAGCCGCTCACCTGTGTCCCCAATCTCTGCTCAGGGAATCCCCTCCCCCGCTCAGCTCACAAAGGCCAACGCCCCGGTCCACATCGATGTGGGGGGTCACATGTACACCAGCAGCCTGGCCACGCTCACCAAGTACCCCGAGTCCAG GATTAGTCGTCTGTTTAATGGCACAGAGCCCATCGTGTTGGACAGTCTGAAGCAGCACTACTTCATtgacagagatggagacatCTTCCGCTACATCCTCAGCTTCCTGCGAACCTGTAAACTTCTGCTACCTGAAGACTTTAAG GACTTCCCCCAGCTCTACGAGGAGGCCCGCTACTACCAGCTGACCCCGATGGTCCGAGAGCTGGAGCGCTGGCAGGCAGAGAGGGAGGCCCAGAGGACACCGCCCTGCGAGTGCCTGGTCGTCCGGGTGACGCCAGACCTTGGAGAGAGAATCGCTCTGAGTGGAGAGAAAGTCCTGATCGAGGAGGTCTTCCCAGAGACTGGAGATGTCATGTGTAACTCTGTGAATGCTGGCTGGAACCAAGACCCCACCCACGTCATCCGTTTCCCCCTCAACGGGTACTGCAGACTGAACTCTGTGCAG GTCCTTGAGCGTCTCTTCCAGAAAGGTTTCACCATCAGGGCGTCCTGTGGCGGCGGTGTGGACTCATCTCAGTTCAGCGAGTACGTCCTGTGTCGGGATCTGAGGTACAGCCAGTCCATAACCAGCACCCCGATCCGGATCAAACAGGAGCCTCTGGACTGA